The Dehalococcoidales bacterium genome includes the window ACATCCAGCGGACTCAGGCAAATCTCACACAGGCTCATTGGTCGCAGGGGGTATTCCTGCCCGCATTTACGACACCGCAAAGCTCTGGCATAAGACATCTTATACTCCTTTAATCAGACTCCAGTGCCTGCTGCAAGTCCTCAATCAAGTCATCCTTGTTTTCCAGGCCCACTGATAACCTGACCAATCCGTCGGTGATCCCCACTTTCCTCCGGTGTTCCTCGGGCATTGACGCGTGACTCATTGTCGCCGGGTGCTCGGCCAGGGAGGCGACACCGCCTAATGACTCGGCCAGGGCAAATATCTTGATGCGGCGCAGGCAGGCTTTAGCCGCTTCCCCGCCACCTTTTACTTCAAAGGAGACCATGCCGCCGAACCCGGTCATCTGTCTACGGGCAACATAATGCCCCGGATGAGATTCTAATCCAGGGTAGAAGACCCTCTCTACCATGGGGTGTCCCTGGAGGTAAGCCGCCACCGCCGAAGCATTCACCTCATGCTGTCTCATCCTCACCGGCAGAGTTTCAATTCCGCGAAGTACCAGCCAGCAGTCAAAGGGCGAGGCACAGGTACCCATGGCATTAAGCAGGAACTGGACTCTCTCGCTTAGCTCATCAGTGGCCGTCACGATAGCTCCGCCGACGACGTCACAATGTCCGTTAAGGTATTTGGTGGTGGAGTGAACAACCACATCAATCCCGTATTCGATAGGTCTCAAGCAGTAGGGGGTAGCGAAGGTATTGTCAATAACCGTTAGCAGCTTATGTTTACGGGCGACATCTACCGCCATCTCCAGGTCAATGATGTTAAGCAACGGGTTTGAGGGGGTTTCCAGCCATAACATTTTAGTATTTGGTTTTATGGCGTCTTCAATCTTCTGCCGGATATCCATTCTCAGGAAAGTGAATTCCACTCCGAAATTGCTCATCACATCGTGGAACAGCCGGTAGGTTCCTCCGTAAACATCATCCCCGGAAATCACATGGTCGCCAGCCTTGAGCAGGTGAATGGCAGTAGTCTCAGCCGCCATGCCGGTAGCAAGCGCAAACCCGGCTTTTCCTCCCTCAAGCCGGGCGATTGTCTCTTCCAGCACCTTTCGGGTCGGATTTGACGTTCGGGAATAATCGTAACCCCGGGTCTTTCCAATATCTTCAAATACAAAGGTAGAAGTCTGGTAAATAGGCACGGAAACGGCGCCGTAAGCCCGGTCCGGCCTTTCCCCGGTATGGATCGCTAGAGTTTCAAACTTCATATCCCTTCTCCTTGGCTAAACTCCCTGGCCATCTCTCTTCGTTTCTCCCTGAGTCCATCTTCAGGCACCAGCACCCCGCTCAGGTTTTCCAATCTTTGCAGGCGTTCTTCCAATTCCTCCTGCTCCTTCAGCACCAGGCTGATAGCTTCGGCTATCGGGTCGGGTAACTTGTCGTGCTCCAATTCCAGTACCATTGCATAGTGATCCTCAGTAACCCTTCCCGGAATGCCAACGACGGTAGCCCCGGGCGGTACCGATTTTACCACCACCGAACCTGAGCCAATCCTGGCACCATCACCGATGTGAATAGGGCCCAGAGTTATGGCTCCTGCCCCGATTATCACATTATTTCCTATTGTAGCATGGCGCTTGACCTTCTTCAAAGTGGTCCCGCCGAGGACAACGCCCTGGTATATCAAAACATCATCGCCTATGTCCGCCGTCTCCCCGATGACCACGCCGGCCCCGTGGTCGATAAAGAAACGCCGGCCGATTTTCGCCCCCGGATGGATCTCAATATTGGTGAAAAAACGGTTGATGTGAGAGAGGAGACGGGCTGGAAAGCGCAGCTTGCGCTGCCAGAGAAAGTGGGCAATGCGGTGAGCCCACAGGGCGTGCAGTCCGGGATAGCAGGAGAGCACTTCGAGTAAACCCCGCGCCGCCGGGTCTTTGGCAAATACTGTCTGGATGTCTTCCCTTAAAGTCTTAAACATGTGTCCCTTACAGTCAATTCGTGGTCATCATTATCCGGAAAACGCTTGAATCAAAAAACGAACGTGTCACTCCGCCACATTATACCACACACAATCCCCCGATGTGTCCGGATAACCTGAGGGTATTCTGCTCCGTAGCCTTCAGCGAGTTAACAGGCGAACATTTCAAGCAGGTACCCCCCTTGACTGACCGATACGGGTAATGTTCCGGCAGGGGTTATTTAGTAACCGTTAATGTGAATTTACTGCCCCCGTTCTGTTCAAAAGCCGGTTTCAGGCCCCGGGATTTTAGCTCCTGCGCTACGCTCTTCAGGGATTCACTGTCCCCCAGTATTATCTTTGCCGTTTCCCTATCTTCCAGGCTCTCCAGAAGTTGTATCGCCTTCACTTTAGATAAAGGGCAGACAAAGCCGGATAAATCATATTCTGTAATCACTGCCATTGCTTCCGTTTTCCTCCAATTCTCTCTCCAGGGCATCTTTGTAAAAACTGGCGTATTTAAAGGCGTCATCAGGTGAAATGACTACCGCTATACCTTTCTTCGATTTTGCGTACTGCAAGGCGGCATGTAGTATGGCCCCTGTTGTCGGCCCGACGGGAACCCCGTCCTTTCTGGCTAAGGCCATAGCTGTTTTGTAGGCATCATCATCAGTCACAGCCACGGTATCATCAATTACCGACCTGTCCAGAATCTTGGGGATGAACTCTTCATCCAGACCGG containing:
- a CDS encoding PLP-dependent aspartate aminotransferase family protein — encoded protein: MKFETLAIHTGERPDRAYGAVSVPIYQTSTFVFEDIGKTRGYDYSRTSNPTRKVLEETIARLEGGKAGFALATGMAAETTAIHLLKAGDHVISGDDVYGGTYRLFHDVMSNFGVEFTFLRMDIRQKIEDAIKPNTKMLWLETPSNPLLNIIDLEMAVDVARKHKLLTVIDNTFATPYCLRPIEYGIDVVVHSTTKYLNGHCDVVGGAIVTATDELSERVQFLLNAMGTCASPFDCWLVLRGIETLPVRMRQHEVNASAVAAYLQGHPMVERVFYPGLESHPGHYVARRQMTGFGGMVSFEVKGGGEAAKACLRRIKIFALAESLGGVASLAEHPATMSHASMPEEHRRKVGITDGLVRLSVGLENKDDLIEDLQQALESD
- the cysE gene encoding serine O-acetyltransferase, whose protein sequence is MFKTLREDIQTVFAKDPAARGLLEVLSCYPGLHALWAHRIAHFLWQRKLRFPARLLSHINRFFTNIEIHPGAKIGRRFFIDHGAGVVIGETADIGDDVLIYQGVVLGGTTLKKVKRHATIGNNVIIGAGAITLGPIHIGDGARIGSGSVVVKSVPPGATVVGIPGRVTEDHYAMVLELEHDKLPDPIAEAISLVLKEQEELEERLQRLENLSGVLVPEDGLREKRREMAREFSQGEGI
- a CDS encoding sulfurtransferase TusA family protein, with the protein product MAVITEYDLSGFVCPLSKVKAIQLLESLEDRETAKIILGDSESLKSVAQELKSRGLKPAFEQNGGSKFTLTVTK
- a CDS encoding pyridoxal-phosphate dependent enzyme; protein product: NQYENELNVQAHYRNTGPEIWRQTQGNVNYFFAGFGTCGTISGIGRFLKEQNPDIKIIGVEPASSNHKLPGMKRITGLDEEFIPKILDRSVIDDTVAVTDDDAYKTAMALARKDGVPVGPTTGAILHAALQYAKSKKGIAVVISPDDAFKYASFYKDALERELEENGSNGSDYRI